One genomic segment of Bradyrhizobium diazoefficiens includes these proteins:
- a CDS encoding MFS transporter produces the protein MNSPSRVISFVNAGHFIDHYAMLIFAAAVIIMGPALGMAYSELLPYATPGFVAFGAGSLLTGWLGDRWSRRHMMLIFFVGIGASMISVGFVQTQAELGAALLAIGIFASIYHPVGTAMIVSYADRLGREMGINGVWGNLGVASSALVTGVIGQFLGWRFAFIIPGLVTILIGIAFAMLVVHEDRKGSRQAAAQARVAKQDMWRVVLSLLIVVIAISTTFNAVTVALPKLFAERLADLTKSPALLGVIAACVYVFGAMTQYTIGRLLDRYSLKAVALPLSFMLAPFLYLAASLNNLPLIVVSIGIVMGAFGQVTVNDAMVGKYTSEQWRSRAYAVRYFIGFTAAGASVGLVAWLYEQGGFVTMLHAFAGLCLLAIAAAIILPREIRSPQAA, from the coding sequence ATGAACAGCCCCAGCCGGGTCATCAGTTTCGTCAACGCAGGCCATTTCATCGACCATTATGCGATGCTGATCTTCGCCGCCGCGGTGATCATCATGGGCCCGGCGCTCGGCATGGCCTATTCGGAACTGCTGCCGTACGCGACACCTGGCTTCGTGGCGTTCGGCGCCGGCTCACTGCTCACCGGCTGGCTCGGGGACCGCTGGAGCCGCCGCCACATGATGCTGATCTTCTTCGTCGGCATCGGCGCTTCCATGATCTCGGTCGGCTTCGTGCAGACGCAGGCTGAGCTCGGCGCCGCGCTGCTCGCGATCGGCATCTTCGCCTCGATCTACCACCCCGTCGGCACCGCGATGATCGTGTCCTATGCCGACCGGCTCGGCCGCGAGATGGGAATCAACGGCGTCTGGGGCAATCTCGGCGTTGCCTCGTCCGCCCTCGTCACCGGCGTGATCGGCCAATTTCTCGGCTGGCGTTTTGCCTTCATCATTCCGGGCCTGGTCACCATCCTGATCGGCATCGCCTTTGCGATGCTGGTCGTGCACGAGGACCGCAAGGGCTCCAGGCAGGCCGCGGCGCAGGCGCGCGTCGCCAAGCAGGACATGTGGCGCGTCGTGCTGTCGCTGCTGATCGTGGTGATCGCGATTTCGACCACCTTCAATGCGGTCACGGTGGCACTGCCAAAACTGTTCGCGGAGCGGCTTGCGGATCTGACCAAGAGCCCGGCGCTGTTAGGGGTGATCGCCGCCTGCGTCTACGTGTTCGGCGCGATGACGCAGTACACGATCGGCCGCCTGCTCGACCGCTACTCGCTGAAGGCCGTGGCGCTTCCGCTGTCCTTCATGCTGGCGCCGTTTTTGTATCTTGCCGCAAGCCTGAACAATCTGCCGCTGATCGTGGTGTCGATCGGCATCGTCATGGGCGCGTTCGGGCAGGTCACGGTGAACGATGCCATGGTCGGCAAGTACACCAGCGAGCAATGGCGCTCGCGCGCCTATGCCGTGCGCTATTTCATCGGCTTCACCGCAGCCGGCGCCTCGGTGGGGCTGGTTGCCTGGCTCTACGAGCAGGGTGGCTTCGTCACCATGCTGCACGCCTTCGCCGGCCTCTGCCTGCTCGCGATTGCGGCGGCGATCATCCTGCCGCGCGAAATCCGGTCGCCGCAGGCGGCGTGA
- a CDS encoding AraC family transcriptional regulator, whose protein sequence is MTVVETPILREVRGSHRSTAGVHLVARDYPRGMRIDPHLHRESQLIYAAKGTMQVTTPGGRWLVPPDRAVWVPAGLEHAIDLLADIEMRTLYFDLSWLKREKRYEGLTREFVVRVSPLLNQAILALFDARNTEERTELLVRLVMLELHQAEDSATFVPLPQEPRCRRAALIVLDDPTGLHDVDTLAREVGTSARTLSRLFSSETQLSFKSWCQRARIAAAIQLISTDANVSVKQLATQLGYASVPAFSAAFRQVTGRTPTEFSKKA, encoded by the coding sequence ATGACTGTCGTCGAAACGCCAATCCTTCGGGAGGTCCGGGGTAGCCACCGCTCGACCGCGGGCGTGCACCTGGTCGCGCGCGATTACCCGAGAGGCATGCGGATCGATCCGCACCTGCACCGCGAATCGCAGCTGATCTATGCCGCCAAAGGCACGATGCAGGTGACGACGCCCGGGGGACGCTGGCTGGTGCCGCCGGACCGCGCCGTGTGGGTGCCGGCCGGACTCGAGCACGCCATCGACCTGCTCGCCGACATCGAGATGCGCACGCTGTATTTCGACCTGTCGTGGCTGAAGCGCGAGAAGCGCTATGAGGGCCTGACCAGGGAATTCGTGGTGCGGGTGTCGCCGCTGCTCAATCAAGCGATCCTCGCGCTGTTCGACGCGCGCAACACCGAGGAGCGCACCGAGCTGCTGGTGCGCCTCGTCATGCTGGAATTGCATCAGGCCGAGGATTCCGCGACCTTCGTGCCGCTGCCGCAGGAGCCGCGCTGCCGCCGCGCCGCTCTGATCGTGCTCGACGATCCCACGGGACTACATGACGTCGACACGCTGGCGCGCGAGGTCGGAACCTCCGCCCGCACGCTGTCGCGGCTGTTCTCGAGCGAGACGCAATTGAGCTTCAAGAGCTGGTGCCAGCGCGCGAGGATTGCGGCGGCGATCCAGCTGATATCGACGGATGCCAATGTGTCGGTGAAACAGCTCGCGACCCAGCTCGGTTATGCCAGCGTGCCCGCGTTTTCGGCCGCGTTCCGTCAGGTGACGGGACGGACGCCGACGGAGTTTTCCAAAAAAGCATGA
- a CDS encoding cation:proton antiporter domain-containing protein: MQWSLLRPVGLVPAALVLTTIAAGAEGGKSAGPSEFLLVAQIVLLIAVGRGLGEIMQRIGQPSVMGELLAGIILGPSLFGWVWPEAQAAIFPKTPEQKAMIDGIAQFGILLLLLLTGMETDLKLVRRVGKAAIAISIAGILVPFAFGFALGEFLPDALLPNPQARLVASLFMGTALSISSVKIVAVVVREMNFMRRNVGQIIVATAVIDDTIGWIIIAVIFSLASQGTLDVASVAKAVLGTLAFLAVSFTIGRRLVFQLIRWANDNLVSTAAVITVILLLMGTMALITHAIGVHTVLGAFVAGILVGESPILTRQIDERLRSLISSVFMPVFFGLAGLAADLSVLRDPNLLMLTGLLVVIASVGKFGGAFVGGTVGGLNTRESLALASGMNARGSTEVIIATIGLSIGVLSQNLFTMIVTMAIVTTMAMPPMLRAALAKLPMNKEERERLEREEFEKRGFIANLERPLLAVDESVNATFAAHIAGLIAGMRGLPITVLHIGKRAGEREKVRGEAESHEAVVKKAAETVSANGDGDAGSVDVVTRARREELGETIANEARKGFDLLVVGVDRVGATKDRFDRKIEDIAAKFDGPLAIVAAKGKHLKQPMPEQLNILVPVSGSSIAKRGAEVAVALTQAGSGSLRVIYVATTRDKGAQRGASRGLSQETGILKDTSDLAARYEVDITTTLRVNRAPEAAILREIDTTDVDLVVMGVDRIQADHLSFGGVADAVLRQSKVSVLLVSSGEARQAPAEKA, from the coding sequence ATGCAGTGGAGCCTGCTCCGACCGGTCGGCCTTGTCCCTGCGGCGCTTGTCCTCACCACCATTGCGGCCGGTGCCGAGGGCGGCAAATCGGCCGGCCCCTCGGAATTCCTGCTGGTGGCGCAGATCGTGCTGCTGATCGCGGTGGGGCGCGGTCTCGGCGAGATCATGCAGCGCATCGGCCAGCCTTCGGTGATGGGCGAACTGCTCGCCGGCATCATCCTCGGTCCGTCGCTGTTCGGCTGGGTCTGGCCCGAGGCGCAAGCCGCGATCTTCCCCAAGACGCCCGAGCAGAAGGCGATGATCGACGGCATCGCCCAGTTCGGCATCCTGCTGCTGCTGTTGCTGACCGGCATGGAGACCGACCTCAAGCTGGTCAGGAGGGTCGGCAAGGCCGCCATCGCGATCTCGATCGCCGGCATCCTCGTGCCCTTCGCCTTCGGCTTTGCGCTCGGCGAATTCCTGCCTGACGCACTGCTGCCCAATCCGCAAGCGCGCCTTGTCGCCTCGCTGTTCATGGGCACGGCGCTGTCGATCTCCTCGGTGAAGATCGTCGCCGTGGTCGTGCGCGAGATGAATTTCATGCGCCGCAATGTCGGCCAGATCATCGTCGCGACCGCCGTCATCGACGACACCATCGGCTGGATCATCATCGCGGTGATTTTCAGCCTGGCGTCGCAAGGCACGCTGGACGTCGCCTCGGTGGCGAAGGCCGTGCTGGGCACGCTCGCCTTCCTCGCGGTCAGCTTCACCATCGGCCGCCGGCTGGTGTTCCAGCTGATCCGCTGGGCCAACGACAATCTCGTCAGCACCGCGGCGGTGATCACCGTCATCCTGCTGCTGATGGGCACGATGGCGCTGATTACGCATGCGATCGGCGTGCACACCGTGCTCGGCGCCTTCGTCGCCGGCATCCTGGTCGGGGAGTCCCCGATCCTGACCCGGCAGATCGACGAACGCCTGCGCAGCCTGATCTCGAGCGTCTTCATGCCGGTGTTCTTCGGCCTTGCGGGCCTTGCCGCCGATCTCTCCGTGCTGCGCGACCCCAACCTGCTGATGCTCACCGGCCTCCTGGTCGTGATCGCCAGCGTGGGCAAGTTCGGCGGCGCCTTTGTCGGCGGCACCGTCGGCGGGCTGAACACGCGGGAGTCGCTGGCGCTCGCCAGCGGCATGAACGCGCGCGGCTCGACCGAGGTCATCATTGCCACCATCGGCCTCTCCATCGGCGTGCTCAGCCAGAACCTGTTCACGATGATCGTAACTATGGCGATCGTCACGACGATGGCGATGCCGCCGATGCTGCGCGCGGCGCTCGCGAAGCTGCCGATGAACAAGGAGGAGAGGGAGCGCCTTGAGCGGGAGGAATTCGAGAAGCGCGGCTTCATCGCCAATCTCGAACGTCCCTTGCTCGCCGTGGACGAAAGCGTCAACGCCACCTTCGCCGCCCACATCGCAGGCCTGATCGCCGGCATGCGCGGCCTGCCGATCACCGTGCTGCATATCGGCAAGCGGGCCGGTGAGCGGGAGAAGGTCCGCGGCGAGGCGGAGAGCCACGAGGCCGTGGTGAAGAAAGCTGCCGAAACCGTCTCCGCCAATGGCGACGGCGATGCCGGCAGCGTCGACGTCGTCACGCGGGCGCGACGCGAGGAGCTCGGTGAGACCATCGCGAATGAAGCGCGCAAGGGCTTCGATCTCCTCGTCGTCGGTGTCGACAGGGTCGGCGCCACGAAAGACCGCTTCGACCGCAAGATCGAGGACATCGCCGCAAAATTCGACGGACCGCTCGCGATCGTCGCAGCCAAGGGCAAACATCTGAAGCAGCCGATGCCCGAGCAGCTCAACATCCTCGTTCCGGTTTCCGGCAGCAGCATCGCCAAGCGCGGCGCCGAGGTCGCGGTGGCGCTGACGCAGGCCGGATCGGGCTCGCTCCGCGTGATCTATGTGGCGACGACGCGCGACAAGGGCGCCCAGCGCGGGGCCTCCCGCGGGCTCAGCCAAGAAACCGGCATCCTCAAGGACACCAGCGATCTCGCCGCCCGCTACGAGGTCGACATCACCACCACGCTGCGCGTCAATCGCGCGCCGGAGGCGGCGATCCTGCGCGAGATCGACACCACCGATGTCGATCTCGTCGTCATGGGCGTCGACCGCATCCAGGCCGACCATCTCTCCTTCGGCGGCGTCGCCGATGCGGTGCTGCGGCAGTCCAAAGTCTCGGTGCTGCTGGTCTCGAGCGGCGAGGCCCGGCAGGCCCCGGCGGAGAAGGCTTGA
- a CDS encoding malonyl-CoA decarboxylase, with protein sequence MANAFFSDLLATISERGRTLLRRGDSADTKQDADGLIALCGALLSGRGEASGTAMAREVLDIYRELDAAGRRAFFEGLVRDFGPDRERLSKAIEKWRAKPSDEDASSLHFASEPRRQELIRRLNRAPGGTGDLVAMRADLLGMMNGHTDLAALDRDVSHLLSSWFNRGFLVLRRIDWSTPANILEKIIRYEAVHEISDWDDLRRRIDPVDRRCYAFFHPAMVDEPLIFVEVALTETIPGAIAPLLAVDRQHLPIERARTAVFYSISNTQRGLGGISFGSFLIKQVVEELRRELPKLDSFVTLSPVPGFMQWIKQDKDLPLTDEDRDLLKRLDDPKWFEHPETTMLLRALLEPLAAHYFLKARTPKGKLIDSVARFHLGNGARLERINWLGDLSPKGVRESAGVMVNYLYRLDDIEKNHEAYANDGEVVASSAVKKLLKGEGRRLLDMRLS encoded by the coding sequence ATGGCCAACGCCTTCTTCTCCGACCTGCTCGCCACCATTTCCGAGCGCGGCCGCACGCTGCTGCGCCGGGGGGACTCCGCCGATACCAAGCAGGACGCCGACGGACTGATCGCGCTCTGCGGCGCGCTGCTGTCGGGCCGGGGCGAAGCGTCCGGCACCGCCATGGCGCGTGAGGTGCTCGACATCTACCGGGAGCTGGATGCGGCGGGACGCCGCGCCTTCTTCGAAGGGCTGGTGCGCGATTTCGGCCCGGACCGCGAACGCCTGTCCAAGGCGATCGAGAAATGGCGGGCCAAGCCCAGCGACGAGGACGCAAGCAGCCTGCACTTCGCCTCCGAGCCGCGACGGCAGGAGCTGATCCGCCGGCTCAACCGCGCGCCGGGCGGCACCGGCGATCTCGTCGCCATGCGCGCCGACCTGCTCGGCATGATGAACGGACACACCGATCTCGCCGCGCTCGACCGCGACGTCTCGCATCTTCTTTCTTCGTGGTTCAACAGGGGGTTTCTCGTGCTGCGCAGGATCGACTGGTCGACCCCGGCCAACATCCTCGAAAAGATCATCCGTTACGAGGCCGTGCACGAGATCTCCGACTGGGACGATCTGCGCCGCCGCATCGATCCAGTCGACCGCCGCTGCTACGCCTTCTTCCATCCCGCCATGGTCGACGAGCCCCTGATCTTCGTCGAGGTGGCGCTGACCGAGACGATCCCGGGCGCGATTGCGCCGCTGCTCGCGGTCGACCGTCAACATTTGCCGATCGAGCGCGCGCGTACCGCCGTGTTCTATTCGATCTCCAACACCCAGCGCGGCCTTGGCGGCATCTCCTTCGGCAGCTTCCTGATCAAGCAGGTGGTGGAGGAGCTGCGCCGCGAATTGCCGAAGCTTGATAGCTTCGTGACGCTGTCGCCGGTGCCGGGCTTCATGCAATGGATCAAGCAGGACAAGGACCTGCCGCTGACGGACGAGGACCGCGACCTCCTGAAGCGTCTCGACGACCCCAAATGGTTCGAGCACCCCGAGACGACGATGCTGCTACGCGCGCTGCTCGAGCCCCTCGCGGCACACTACTTCCTGAAGGCGCGTACGCCGAAGGGCAAGCTGATCGACTCGGTCGCCCGCTTCCATCTCGGCAACGGCGCCCGGCTCGAACGCATCAACTGGCTCGGCGACCTCTCGCCCAAGGGCGTGCGCGAGTCCGCCGGCGTGATGGTCAACTATCTCTACCGCCTCGACGACATCGAGAAGAACCACGAGGCCTACGCCAATGACGGCGAGGTCGTGGCCTCCAGCGCTGTGAAGAAGCTGTTGAAGGGCGAGGGGCGGCGGCTGCTGGATATGCGGTTGTCGTAA